The proteins below are encoded in one region of Bremerella sp. P1:
- a CDS encoding LamG-like jellyroll fold domain-containing protein: MRQEELGGEHVAMSSEAEKEFASLISAFLDDKLSIHERKTLADLVSKDTELQRRYVESCQTHAMMSWEYGVIPETLLHGTEYTGHDVCIKTKPPTAIWCWQLCTMASWILLLACGAWIISQPPSVTFVPIEQGKHAHDEAQIPWDKREVHAFLTRTRGDALLTVPSFDIEIKEGESLRRGRYYFSDGLVEITFNSNVEVIIESPAEFEIISDQKLLLHLGRASATVPLEGIGFMVETPSIALVDYGTEFSVDVSPDRASEVHVFSGEVGVTPKLAPEGHKGLRLITNQATRVGPRSGIAEGIDIDRDRFVRNLADSQSSMSRYEEYMSQMRPVHFFKMEPSANGMTLPDYGSRQSEAVLLVDQMEFLPYKPGRVGNSLYLRGPTSHAYAKVPEFLPISTGQMTVCAWVKADSRPHWAAIAKHWAIELDENNQPYGMGGQFHFGLHNHHGDLEVQVRDKSKSLIKVREHEPLPLGTWQHVAFVVNGEALTLYRNGKEVGSSKCDGLAVDGPVSLGIGAKLTPDCTQPDERNPGFWHGRIDELTIFDRALSAESITQVYEAALLELDE; this comes from the coding sequence ATGCGTCAAGAAGAACTTGGCGGAGAACATGTAGCTATGTCCTCTGAAGCAGAGAAAGAATTCGCCAGTCTTATCAGTGCCTTCCTGGACGACAAGTTGTCTATCCACGAACGCAAAACACTTGCGGATCTGGTGTCAAAAGATACAGAGCTCCAACGACGCTATGTCGAGTCTTGCCAGACGCATGCCATGATGTCCTGGGAGTACGGTGTCATCCCCGAAACCCTGCTTCACGGAACTGAATACACCGGGCATGACGTGTGCATTAAAACCAAACCTCCAACAGCAATTTGGTGTTGGCAATTATGCACGATGGCATCCTGGATTCTACTACTTGCATGTGGTGCATGGATTATTTCTCAACCCCCAAGCGTGACATTTGTTCCTATCGAACAGGGAAAACATGCACACGATGAGGCACAAATCCCCTGGGACAAACGAGAGGTCCATGCATTCTTGACTCGCACGCGCGGAGACGCCTTGCTAACTGTCCCGAGCTTTGACATAGAGATCAAGGAAGGCGAATCACTAAGAAGAGGTCGCTATTACTTTTCCGATGGGCTAGTCGAAATAACGTTCAATAGCAATGTGGAAGTTATTATTGAATCTCCCGCGGAATTCGAAATCATTAGCGACCAGAAACTGTTGTTGCATCTTGGACGTGCATCAGCGACCGTTCCACTTGAAGGAATTGGATTCATGGTGGAAACACCTTCCATCGCGCTAGTTGATTACGGAACAGAATTTTCAGTCGATGTCTCCCCAGACCGTGCAAGCGAAGTACATGTCTTCAGTGGCGAAGTGGGAGTAACACCGAAACTCGCCCCCGAAGGACATAAGGGCCTAAGGCTAATCACAAACCAGGCGACTCGCGTAGGCCCCCGTAGCGGCATTGCTGAAGGCATTGATATCGACCGCGATAGGTTTGTCCGAAATCTTGCTGATTCCCAATCTAGTATGAGTCGCTACGAGGAGTACATGAGCCAAATGCGGCCCGTACACTTTTTCAAGATGGAGCCCTCAGCCAACGGCATGACCCTACCTGACTACGGCTCACGCCAGTCGGAAGCTGTACTTCTGGTCGACCAGATGGAGTTCCTACCCTACAAGCCAGGGCGAGTTGGCAACTCACTTTACCTGCGTGGGCCAACATCTCACGCGTACGCTAAAGTCCCAGAGTTCTTGCCGATTTCCACAGGCCAAATGACCGTATGTGCATGGGTCAAGGCTGATAGCCGACCGCACTGGGCGGCCATCGCTAAGCACTGGGCAATTGAGCTTGACGAAAACAATCAGCCTTACGGAATGGGCGGACAATTCCATTTTGGCCTTCACAATCATCACGGGGACCTTGAAGTACAAGTTCGTGACAAATCCAAATCATTAATCAAAGTGCGTGAGCATGAGCCGCTTCCACTTGGCACCTGGCAGCATGTCGCCTTTGTTGTCAATGGCGAAGCCCTAACACTCTATCGAAATGGCAAGGAAGTTGGATCTTCGAAGTGTGACGGCCTTGCAGTTGATGGTCCTGTCTCTCTAGGGATCGGAGCAAAACTTACCCCAGACTGCACTCAACCTGACGAAAGAAACCCTGGCTTTTGGCACGGAAGAATCGATGAGTTGACAATATTCGATCGAGCTTTGTCTGCAGAGAGCATCACCCAAGTCTACGAAGCGGCCCTGCTCGAATTAGATGAATAG
- a CDS encoding sigma-70 family RNA polymerase sigma factor — protein sequence MNESGKFIQLLTTYQSRLYAYILSLVSDRNESDDILQQTNVVLWQNADRYEPGTNFAAWSFRIAYFQVLAYRTRSQREYLVFDNEALDKISRLACESDETFVERQRHLEQCIQKLSTNQRNAIEKRYRSGATLQAIATETAKSVNAVKQLLFRARENLALCVKKNLAENM from the coding sequence ATGAATGAATCCGGAAAATTCATCCAACTATTAACTACTTACCAAAGTCGTCTCTATGCATACATTTTATCACTAGTATCCGACAGAAACGAATCAGACGATATCCTACAACAAACGAATGTCGTGTTATGGCAAAATGCCGATCGATATGAACCGGGAACAAATTTCGCCGCATGGTCTTTCCGCATTGCTTACTTCCAAGTTCTTGCATATCGAACACGTTCGCAGCGTGAATACCTCGTTTTTGACAACGAGGCATTGGATAAGATATCCCGACTGGCCTGTGAAAGCGACGAAACGTTCGTAGAAAGGCAGCGACACTTGGAACAATGTATTCAGAAATTAAGCACGAATCAGCGAAATGCTATTGAAAAACGATACCGTAGCGGAGCGACCTTGCAAGCAATTGCAACGGAAACGGCAAAAAGTGTAAATGCTGTCAAACAATTGCTCTTTCGAGCGCGTGAAAATCTTGCACTATGCGTCAAGAAGAACTTGGCGGAGAACATGTAG
- a CDS encoding DUF1559 family PulG-like putative transporter — translation MKKNAFTLVELLVVIAIIGVLIALLLPAVQQAREAARRIQCNNNLKQIALSLHNYHDTFQGMPPVYIYLGDDDPVWAWSALLLPFAEQENIFNALTPGQVTLKQAINDPAKLPVLQQTVDFYRCPSDPAPELSTKGTAGEFLARSNYPGVNYTGPRSRMTIGNGIFGVRNLSTRFRDITDGTSNTLMVGERAGTLYGSDPDSYTHWAGFGNGDTDNSSFKGVFEVAGSTGFPINEPSTTDWQYRSWFSSHHPGGAQFAMGDGSVQFLPETIDINIYKNLSNMKDGNVIREY, via the coding sequence ATGAAGAAGAACGCGTTTACGTTGGTCGAATTACTGGTTGTTATCGCGATCATTGGTGTTTTGATTGCGTTGCTGTTGCCTGCGGTTCAACAAGCTCGCGAGGCAGCTCGACGCATCCAGTGCAACAACAATTTGAAGCAGATTGCTTTGTCGTTGCACAACTATCACGATACGTTTCAAGGAATGCCGCCGGTCTATATCTATTTAGGCGACGACGATCCGGTTTGGGCCTGGTCCGCTTTGCTTTTGCCGTTCGCGGAACAAGAGAATATCTTCAACGCGTTGACTCCTGGACAAGTCACCCTGAAGCAGGCAATCAACGATCCGGCCAAGCTACCCGTGTTGCAGCAGACGGTTGACTTCTATCGCTGTCCTTCCGATCCCGCTCCAGAGCTCTCAACGAAAGGGACCGCAGGCGAGTTTTTGGCACGCTCGAACTATCCCGGCGTGAACTACACAGGGCCCCGCTCGCGCATGACGATTGGGAACGGCATCTTTGGTGTCCGAAATCTAAGCACTCGCTTTCGCGATATTACCGATGGCACGAGCAATACGCTGATGGTCGGAGAACGCGCTGGCACGCTGTATGGAAGTGATCCTGATTCTTACACCCATTGGGCCGGTTTTGGGAATGGAGACACCGACAACAGCAGCTTCAAAGGGGTCTTTGAAGTCGCCGGATCGACGGGGTTTCCGATCAACGAGCCAAGCACAACCGACTGGCAGTACCGTTCGTGGTTCAGCAGCCATCACCCAGGTGGTGCCCAGTTCGCGATGGGAGATGGTTCGGTTCAATTCCTGCCCGAAACGATCGACATCAACATCTACAAGAACCTCTCCAATATGAAAGACGGCAATGTGATCAGAGAGTACTAA